ggttatgagatacagacaaccaagttctttatgattgcagtacaccaccacccactggactgcttaagacagctaaaagtgttggatttcaatatcctactacattaagattattccacatcggttatgttctaggcgtaatatatggattcttgttctcactcatcttaacagcgagagaaaactactactcagatgctagtctaatcagtagcatcgtacttggagttatcatctctgagacaggattatttatcagcttttttctggggagtatatactacgagttggactactggtttagatcttgaaggtctttgtttaccggatccaagttctcttgtgcttttcatgaccatcatgttaagtgcattaagtatagtggtatccagcgtatatttgaaaaaccaacatttgtatacaagctgtacgaatatcatgacattcactttggtagtcgccttcttaatgttagtctgtacggaatacacggatcggattcttgttggcctggcacctgtttagtaactggatgaacgctttttacgcctggtatgcatggataatactcgactcttctatagtttaaccgctactgctgggactgtatattatgtacttacggtagtactatcaagcctcttcttccaaatagatttcatggaaaacctaaaattcgcatgtttgattgacatttagccgctaatatacaatcatccaagatatatttatctatcgcaggttcggtctaatgtcccgttatactatatagatcacatggcttctggtactttgagatcatgctaacggcgagaagggaagtgtgtttcaataactagctgagtgcttgtacgataattatatcaatgtaccaattaaggcgtgtagcatctcctatgctccttaacatcaacagctatgtcgaattatcgcacccagataactccataccagtgaaccggtttgtaactccgcttcatatcgtacctgaatggtactttttagcatattatgcggtgttaaaagtaatcccatccaaaaccggtggtttgttagtatttatgttatcaacatgtcaatgaaatatcaacaacgatgaaacttattttggttaacataacaacatagaaggtaaagctggattacgttcaaactttacactggatacgtttcaatgttaacttactaaataccatgggagcgaagagaatctaatatgtaactccgttcatggaaatcaaaagagctttcactgattgtatttatgaaacgtgattagttcacctagccaacacgatccggttgtttgggaataatatccctatttaagggattgatatgtgctacaataacacagtcggtacgaagtcgaaacaaggtagttgatggtgaaccagtggctgaacaaacctttttattgattatgctgactttagtcccgagaaactacagttctgcttaaactgaggagtcaagtaggtacaaaccgtacaaggattaattatgtccatctgtgcatctaagttgagactatcggttatatattttagacgctaacttcccggctaaactttgacttattaaaccagcctgggatcataaaagtactatgtatggtaagattgagcgtggactatcgaatgaatgtgtgctccaacgctagtctaagtctctaacataccttttacctacaactgtacggaacgtaacaaacctccaggcaaagaacttggtattctgttctaattccccgtggtaaacacagtcaacgaatggcggaaggagcattcatatgttatgcagtgtcttaggagagatactctagatttagcattcatctacagctacgtaactgttgtgtttaaatagcggttaacctttccttttccttacgtactcagggcatgcaataccaatcagataacaactgaagctagaactccatgttacacttactaaaaatgggattcctaggttgatataaactacctttttctggggagtatatactacgagttgggactactggtttagatcttgaaggtctttgtttaccggatccaagttctcttgtgcttttcatgaccatcatgttaagtgcattaagtatagtggtatccagcgtatatttgaaaaaccaacatttgtatacaagctgtacgaatatcatgacattcactttggtagtcgccttcttaatgttagtctgtacggaatacacggatcggattcttgttggcctggcacctgtttagtaactggatgaacgctttttacgcctggtatgcatggataatactcgactcttctatagtttaaccgctactgctgggactgtatattatgtacttacggtagtactatcaagcctcttcttccaaatagatttcatggaaaacctaaaattcgcatgtttgattgacatttagccgctaatatacaatcatccaagatatatttatctatcgcaggttcggtctaatgtcccgttatactatatagatcacatggcttctggtactttgagatcatgctaacggcgagaagggaagtgtgtttcaaagaaaagggatgtttagcgggaagttagcgtctaaaatatataaccgatagtctcaacttagatgcacagatggacataattaatccttgtacggtttgtacctacttgactcctcagtttaagcagaactgtagtttctcggactaaagtcagcataatcaataaaaaggtttgttcagccactggttcaccatcaactaccttgtttcgacttcgtaccgactgtgttattgtagcacatatcaatcccttaaatagggatattattcccaaacaaccggatcgtgttggctaggtgaactaatcacgtttcataaatacaatcagtgaaagctcttttgatttccatgaacggagttacatattagattctcttcgctcccatggtatttagtaagttaacattgaaacgtatccagtgtaaagtttgaacgtaatccagctttaccttctatgttgttatgttaaccaaataagtttcatcgttgttgatatttcattgacatgttgataacataatactaacaaaccaccggttttggatgggattacttttaacaccgcataatatgctaaaaagtaccattcaggtacgatatgaagcggagttacaaaccgattcactggtatggagttatctgggtgcgataattcaatcaaaccaaaagccgtttgtaagaaaattaaaccaattagataatatggtagataggaacaaactgtctccagacgttcttaacccagctcacgtattacatctgacggtgaactagcgttcctaactgaatcttgttcaataacaagggagtaatgagccgacatggaggtgctgatacaatccgaggattagaactcccaatattatctgactGTTatcccggcgtaccttacgaccgttatatgatttagagatagaatgtaatgtggattaatatccacatggtttctacaaagtgtagatataaaatagtgaatggttctgtaaagatcttgcataacatacctttagatttgcttagcattatagagcttgtaggcatgtaagtaactaaagaactatagatactttgagtgaagaatacaaggatagctccaacaataacatggctaaaatgtatacagttaagatgaaagtccattaccaaatgcattatcattaatataaagagatagtcctaagtattccgtacagactaacattaagaaggcgactaccaaagtgaatgtcatgatattcgtacagcttgtatacaaatgttggtttttcaaatatacgctggataccactagacttaatgcagagcatagttaagatgataactattgtggatatagaaccaattgaacaccatgtattaatataacaaagataatcagggtaatctggtatccttcttgcataacgttgtgtagttatatgaagcgtacattccttaatatctggaacaatagattatggttaggtagtggaacaaggagagcgtctgttgtacatcaacactagatacaaggaacttgacaagcattaatagatttatataaacgacaaggacatgagtgtactggattttataatacagggttgaactgtgggttagtttcaatgcccaaggcagagcactggattggatacccagggaactgtgctcccattaataagaatcatattctaagtcaccaggcatgcaataccaatcagataacaactgaagctagactccatgttacacttactaaaatgggattcctaggttgatataaactacctttttctggggagtatatactacgagttggactactggtttagatcttgaaggtctttgtttaccggatccaagttctcttgtgcttttcatgaccatcatgttaagtgcattaacagagcatagttaagatgataactattgtggatatagaaccaattgaacaccatgtattaatataacaaagataatcagggtaatctggtatccttcttggcataacgttgaaaccaagtatatgcatagggatgaaaattaataagatactacctaagaagactacaaaccagatgcttaaatatggagaagcaccggtatttacatggaataga
This genomic stretch from Besnoitia besnoiti strain Bb-Ger1 chromosome Unknown contig00088, whole genome shotgun sequence harbors:
- a CDS encoding putative apocytochrome b (encoded by transcript BESB_081230); its protein translation is MYQLRRVASPMLLNINSYVELSHPDNSIPVNRFVTPLHIVPEWYFLAYYAVLKVIPSKTGGLLVFMLSTCQ
- a CDS encoding cytochrome b (encoded by transcript BESB_081240), translated to MPTSSIMLSKSKVCSYLPYYLIGLIFLQTAFGLIELSHPDNSIPVNRFVTPLHIVPEWYFLAYYAVLKVIPSKTGGLLVLCYQHVNEISTTMKLIWLT